The following DNA comes from Hordeum vulgare subsp. vulgare chromosome 3H, MorexV3_pseudomolecules_assembly, whole genome shotgun sequence.
TCTAATTGGGTTAAAGTGCTTTAAATCTACTTAAGTTTCATGTTATATTTAATTCATTTTCAGTCTAATTGAGTCTTGTGACATATTTAATTCATTTTTAGTCTAATTAAGTTAATATGATTTGATTAAGAGAAAAAAAATTGTACATATGCATATGTTTCTTTTGCATGCATCATGCAAGTCCAATAAGAGAAATGATGCTACCATTGATTGTCATGAAAATTAAATATGTAaaaaatatttcattggctagttaaaaTTAATGTCGTCTATTAACAATTCATTTTAATTAATGAGATTTCAGATTTAAACCCTATAAATCAAAAAAGAGAATGTACGAGGAAATCGCTTGCAAAATGTTAGAGCTTCTCCAACATTGGTTGTAAAAAGcacgtgtgtgtgggggggggtgcATTTTAACGGGCGCGGAAGATCCCGGCGCGCGGGAAAAGGCGGTCCGACGCGTGTTAGATTTGGCGTGCGGCGCTCGGCGCGCACTATAAATCCATCGCCTCGACACGTGCCCTCTGCCGTGGAACTGCGGGCTACCGCCGCGCGCGCCCTTTCGGCACCTTCTACATCGAGATCCGCTCCGACGACATGTGCCTCGGCTTCGGCACGTTCAACACCGTCGACAAGGCCGCCACGCGCGTACGACGCGGCAGCGTGGCGCCTCAACCAGCCTCGTAGGGACATGAATTCCCCCGAGGTGATGACACGGAAGTGGACGCAGGGACGCACGCCTCCCCCGCGGGTTGTCACTGAAGAGGACCGTCGCCAACCGAAGGCAAGCCGCACTCTTCAGCATGGAGCTCAAGGGAGCGTCGACTTGGTCCTCCGACGATGAAGGGCGGGCTGACGCCTTCATCACGATGGAGGTGCCGGACACCATAGGGTCGGAGGAAGATGACGAGGAGTAGTTTATCGGTTTTTATTACGTACTATGATGAACTATCGACGAGGAGTAGTTTCTATCTATGAACTATCTATACTATCTATACCCATCATCTTGTTTTTGCATGGAATGTGCATCGTGTGCTTTAAATTTTGGAACGACGCGTACACATTTTTTTAACGATTGTTGGAGCCAACGCTCCGTGACATgtaaaaaaatgttattttcaCGTTGTAAAGTGTGTTTTTACGCCGCATGCCTGTTAAAGATattcttagagcaagtacaatagagctgagtcagatggctataagaaataaactaatatatttttatttagttgaggaaagaaaagaggagagagaatgtaagcgggctcttagctaaaAGCCAACTCTAGCACGTGAtcctaggcattttgtgagtatgaaagatggaccatataataaagaagtagtacacttttgtaatgaactattgtacatgttggttATAAgacagggctatagatgatatgttcatggcttatagccagccgttgactatactattgtacttgATCTTAGGTGAGCCCGGACTGAGTTTTGCACACCAAGCAAACACACGGTCATGACATAGTGTGTTTGATTGACGCAGGATAAATTATGAGACTACTTGCAAGCCAATAAAACCGTGCGCTCCGTGCGAGAGACAGAGACACGCTGCGACGGCAAGCAAGCCCGGCAGGAAACCCGGCCGGGGACACCGAGTCCCCATGCACTCGATCATCGGTCTCTCATGGCGGATGAATCATCTTTCTTTCCTCCCCCACAACAGCACATGCACGTCCCTATCAACCCCGCTCTATCCATGCCTCGCCACTAACCAACGACACAACCAAAAGGGCACTGATACGCTGTCCCGTCACCTAGACGACGCACTCAATCTCTGAACCCATCAATCGGTCTCAACTCACATGGCTTGGTTTATCTTCCGATCTTACTTACTTACTTACTTACTTACTTACTTACAAGCAACCATGGCGACAAGTGGGCAATCAATCCATCAATCAATCAGTGATTAACGAGTGCGCTTAACTTGTGGTACTCCTTCTAATTGTGCTACTATCTGGCTACCCAGCAGCGCACTCCGAAGCCCCTGCTCTGCTGCTTGGCGGCCTTGTCGCCGCAGTCGCACAGCAGGTGGCTCAGCATGTTCACCACGCTCGTGCCGATGGACGTCACGTTCAGCACCGGGCTCACCCggaccccgccgccgccatggccgtcgCCTGCGTTCCTTCCGCCCCCGTACCCGTAGTAGTAAACCGACCTCGCACCACCGTTGCCGCCGTTGTTGCTGCTGGCAGTGGCAGGtgcggtcgtcgtcgtcgtcggagcgACTTTCTTGCAATGCGGCCGCTGGTGGGCGCCGACCGCGGCCGCCGCCGAGCCGGTCGACCGGCTCCGCATGAGCGGGAACGCCGGGCAGGTGAACCTCCCTGACGCCGCCGCCGCGGTCCTGGCGGAGTTGACGCTGCTGCTGCGCGCGAACGGGGACGCCCAAGACCGCGGCGCCCTCTGCCACGCCCCGGCCTGGGGTGGCTTGGCGCAGCGCGCGCGCGGGGCGGTGGGCGGCAGGGGCGGCACGGGGAGCAGCTTGCCGTCGGCAAACAGACGGTCTGCCGGCGCGACGTCGGCGGCCGCCGCGTTGGCGAAGTCGAACTCCGGCTCGGGCGCGCGGCGCCGCCTCCGCCTCGACATGAGGAGGGACGCGTCCGACCGCCGTGGCTCGGGCGGCGCCGTCGCTGCGGTGGCCGCGAAGGCGGCGAGGTCGTGCGAGAAGGAGATCCTGGGGCTGATCAGCTCCGCCGAagcttcctcctcctccatctgacCACCGGATCAGCAAGGCGAAGCTGCTGCCGGAGATTCAGAAATCAGAATGTGATGCGATGTGATGCGCGAGCTGCCGCCACATAGAAGAGGGGCGAGAGGAACGTGGATATAAATAGGTGGTATGGCGAGCGTGGTGCCGGGACCGTGCACCGTGGTGTGGTTGATTCGATCTCACTCGCACCGGTGCATGCATGGATCCTGGTCCCTTGGTCGGTCGGGCCACCTACCTACGCTTATGAATGACATGGGATGGGAGTAGCTCCCCCTTTCCGTTTACCGAACGTGAATTTTGGCAACCCGACTTGGCCAAGCATCATCAACCAACAATTGATCCTAGTTTACTTCTTCACCTTGCTGCAAACCTTTTTTCATAATCACTCGAGTTGGAAGATTTCATGACACTGATTGATGACTTTAATAATCCGGTTAAGTCACGTCCTTTTCCCAATTAGTTGGGTGCGGACGCAAATCGCGATGCCGGATTGCTACGGCACTGTGCGTTGCCGCGTGGCTCGACATGGACAAGGAAGGAGCCCGAGCGAATGAATGAAACGAAGCAGCAGTAGGATCAGCCGCTCACTTGCCCCGGAATGGAACAGAATATCATGGCGAGGGAGGGGTCTATCCAGTCcctgtcaccatgaatgaaacgaagcagcagcagtaggatcaGCACAAACATGGCGGAATGGGCGTCCGTGATCGATCGAAACCTTCCAAATCGCAACAGAAAAGGAAGCTTCCCTGCATCGGAGAACAGGAAATCCTACAGCGAGCAGGATTCCGGTGTCTGCTAGGGGAGAGGGAAAAGGGGGGCAGCGACGGCGAAATGATGCACGTTTTGCCCGGACTGGTGAAACATCCAACAGACGAAGGCGAAAATGGCAGGGTAAATCCTTCCCGGAATGTAACGTGCCGTGCAGCACGCCGTGGTTGCGCTTGGCACTTGCACATATATGGCAATAGGATGGGCGCGTTCCTCTTTGGACAGTGGGCACGCTCGGCTCAATTATTCGACACGCACACGGCACACTCCTCGCTCGCTTTAGCGCGACGCTGGCTGGACCAGAGATGCGTACGGATCGATCGGGAGGAATGATTGTGCATGGCGCCGCGCCATGCATGATGCATCCCAACGAAATGATCTTGGCCaactttttgatccagcaagccaAGCCAAGCGTGTCGATCTAGTACAAAACAAGTAACGGTTGCACCGGCTCGTCGGCTCCACCGAACGGTGCAAAAATAGCACCGTGCTGTGCTGGTGTTGGTGTGGTAGGTAAAGACGAGCTGCATGCGCCCCTAGCTGGGCTAGGataggggtggtggtggtggtggtcaaaGCGTAGGGTGGCCACTGGAACAGAGCCGCCCATGTATTCAGGGAAGCAACATGCAGGCAAACGAGCACGAATATCTGGACGTGCGGCGCACAGTCATTCTAGTTCTAGGTTTCCAGTCTAGGGGAGGGGATCGAGAGACTGTTCCTCCTCGGCGCACAGTGCTCGTGTCGCCTTTGACCTTGTATCGATCGACCGATCGCCTCTCTTCTACTCCGGCGGACGGCGATGTTGTGCTGTGGTTGGGACTGGGGTTACAGTCTCTGACAGTGGCTGGTTGGTTTGGTTGGTTGCTCGGGGTCCCGGCCGTCCCCGGATCTATGGTGGTGGATCTTGGCATCTTGTAGCCACCCTCCACTGTTTCATCATCACTCGGGAAGGATGAAAATGGGTGCGGAGCCACGTTTACCTGTCCCTTTCCCTCTGTCCCTGTGCCCTGCTGTCTTCACTGGTCGTGGCCTCGACGATGGAAGAAGGAAAGATCAGTCGATGCTGGGCTTGGGCAAGCTCTTCTGTTTCATCTTTATTTGGTGGCTTTGGGGGCCGTCAAATATTCCAGCAGTACTAGTGTGCGTGCGTGTGTATGACGTGGAGACCGCAGTTTCATTGCTGGCGTCTGCGTGGGGCTGGCTGGAGATTTCTGCGTGATGACTCCAACTGTGTTACAGTTGGTTTCTATTTCCAACCCGTTTGCTAGGGCTGTTGAGGAGTAGTACACTTTATTCAAAGGCGCAAATAGTTGCTTTCATAGCTCAGTTGGTTAGAGCACCCGTTTAGTAAGCGGGAGGTCTTGAGttcaactctcaatgaaagcaaatTATTTTATCTACTTCGATCTGGACTAATATTTTATTTGAGATAAATACACCTGCGATCATTGGAGTTGAGATGCAAGCACGATGCATTCATCTAATTTTGAATTACGGCTGTTTTTTCTAATACACTGCAGATGCAACCGCTCATATACATGTGCATAAATTCATCCCTATCAACGCACACACGCACATCCTGTTTCTATGAGCACCTTCAAAAGAATGAGCCGACATATAATCTTGAGATTTACAAAATCAACGTAGGCGCCTCGTCGTCGATGAGAACGTATCTTCCCACTAAAAGCGTATCATCGGaaattcaaaaataaatttaGGAATAATGCAAGCACCGTGATTTGAATCCTGATGGGTTAGGGATACCACATATGATGTGACGTGAAAATACGGTCATTGTTGCATGTATGCGGTGCGTACATGCTCGTTTGAACACTTGTTGACCGTCACGTTCTCAGCTCCGATTAGGCCAATCTTTTATGGACGGGTTAAGTGTAAAATCGCAGGAATTCCCAATCCTCAAATCCCTAACCCGCGGCTCCCCTCTTCAATCCCTAACCCGCTGCTCCTCTCTCACGCGATgttcgtcatcgtcgccgtcgccgccaccacCATTGTTTCATGCAAGATCTGCTCATGTCTGCCACAAGCTCCTCCACCGTCGTTGTCCGACGCAGGGCAATGGCGTTGCCCCTGAAGGTGCACATGTATGTCTCGACCACTGAGAAGCACGACAGGTGGATCTTCTACAAATGTCGCACCCATGGGGTTAGTGCTTCATTTTCAATGGTTTGTCTTTGGTTTCATTTGGATGCTTTGTCTTCGATTTTGGTGGAAAGATGCAAGTTTTTGACCTCTGCTACCCCAAATTTGGGATATGTTTCTTGCGATTTATGGCGCTGGGAGTTGGAGTATGTTGAGTACCTTGTTGAGAAACACTACCTCATCGGAGATGCCGCTGTGGATGCTATTGTTGAGGCGGAGGAACGAAGGGAGCAACTAATTGCTGCACGGGAAATGGTGGAGATGAACGCACCCACCAGCAGATCCAACAAGTTTGTAAATAAGGATGCAAGTTGTGGGATGATTAGGCATCAAGCAATTGCACTGATGATGTTAGGGAGGGAGGTGGCgaagctcatgaagatgttgtttGTTGATGTGGTGCTGctaggtgttattgttgttgtgttgatGTTGAAGAAGTGAAGGAATTGAAGTGGTGAAGAGGTTTGTTTTGGggatgatgttgaagatgttAAAAATGTTGCATTGTTGTTCTGGTAAAGATGCTACATTTGGGTTGATGTTGATGGTttgttgcaatgttgttagttagTAGGTGATATGATGTAGTGGTGTAatggtgcgtgtgtgtgtgtgttgttggTTAGTTAGTAGGTTAATTTGTGTTCAATGTCATGTAATGATGTGTGTGTATGCCGAGCTGGTTATGCTATGTTGAACCTATCAACCTCATGTTTCCTTCTTCCTATCAATTGAGCTCTCTTCAATTCCTCTTCTCTTCTAGATGCAAGTATTGCCTTCTTACTCTCCTTTTATTTCCCTATCTTTCTAATTCTTCATAGCCTCCAATTTCTGTGCCAACTCACCTGGCCTTATAGTGCTTGAACTAGCTTGGTTTCCTTGGCTACCCTAAAGCTCTCTAGGTATTTGATTGCTAGGAATTTTGATGTGAAAGCCCTAATCTTGCACTTCTTTCTTCATGTGTGCTGATGCCCATATCTCTTCACCATGAAAGCCTTAGTTCTGCTATCATATGATGCCCACAAGTACCATATGCAGTCTTCATCACATTTTGCTTTCACTCTTGTCCTATCATTTGCAATTTCGCAGGTAGCTTGATACCAATTTTGTTCTGGCAGGAGTACTCTTTAGTTGTTGTCCTTAGTAGTTCTACACTctcaatgttggaattatgccctagaggtaatgataaataagttattattataattcctgtatcaagataatcatttcttatccattctataattgtattgaatgaagacttagatacatgtgtggatatatagacaaaacattgtccctagcaagcctctagttggctagccagttgatcaaggatagtcagggtcttctgactatgtacaaggtgttgttgcttgataactggatcacatcatttggtgaatcatgtgatggactagacccaaactaatagacgtagcatgttgatcgtgtcattttgttgctactgttttctgcgtgtcaagtatttattcctatgaccatgagatcatataactcactgacaccagaggaatgctttgtgtgtatcaaacgtcacaacgtaactgggtgactatcacTAGTGGgggcggggcctttagccccggcccgtaaggggctttagtcccggttcaccaaccgggactaaaggggcgggactaaaggcctaacctttagtcccgaccctgttacaagccaggactaaaggtgctccacgtgggcgcctcgtagcgccccaggggcaggccctttaatcccagttcgttacacggaccgggactaaagagtttcagattttgcttatttttggggtttttttgaatgaaattatttttgggttttagggttttagggtttaggtgttcgggagattaacgtgatgcctcgtttggtgttcgggaattagttttcatataatttaaatagaaataattatgcatatatatataagattaacttatcttacaagcgagcatatatatacaattatatggagatctgaattatcgggactagagcccgtctattcgattacatggacgaacatcagtaatggcccctagctacactaaatcgtcctttgtcatctatagcttccgtcctcacaaaggtcgcaagctcctctgcaacagcaatcgcgcgttgctctggtaggaccttcgtcgtcatggtcgtgtgctatataagaagaggagatgaatatgaatatcaatcatgataacaaagaatgacgggtaaaaatagaggtgtgaatgttcattgcttacgtcgaatctgtgatccttgtgctcagaggtaaacgtgcgaatggtctcgcaaacatagtatccgcatagatgcgttccccgtggctgttggtcgcactttacgagaatagaatatatataatcaaaataataatctagcatcataaatgtattgaaaatagaagtatatcattctactacttacctgagccgccctAAAGGTCAGctgctcaggaaagttaccgggagtcacgcacttgaaccgcttccaaacctgcccgacaaggataatgatttgctaagtttttcattaattgatatatcagaaaatcatcgaaagagaccgatagagcccaagaatgattgaaattacccttggagcatgtcctgcaggctttggaactgttccaagggttttgataatgggtcgaaggcatcaactcttcccttatcaatttgaatgtccaacagaatccaatggaagttgcacatgtatatatatatatatatatatatatatatgtgtgtgtgtgtgtgtgtgtgtgtgtgtgtgtatgtcagtaacttatcaattacacttataagtgaatggacacaacagagtaaagaccctcacctgaagttgtatggaaacagtatgtggtcacaaattttttgatctgttagaaaccttagaaggttttccaccgtctccttgggataatcagttagcgtcgctatatgtattttatctgggtcaataaacccaatatttaggatgctcttacttttacaatccagaatcttcattctgcataatagagtacaagttatatatagacaatgaattgaaataactaaacaagttatatgtagacaacgaattgaaaaacttacagacaatagcaactcataagcgatttgtcgagggcgtcgccattgtacatctggaagagttcatcaaagtcgatatggatttcttcggggcggccgtagtactcccgtgggacactcagcacgatcattgttctcccattctttgattcacttaagtaccattgatgcaagtaacacatatttgttgggagatcatctttgctgaccaaaggctcacccatgacaaactgtggcttcggggctaccacagccttgggtatcctgtcgtcttgggaagccagcaaatcttcaaccgagacaccacattcagccgccaactcctttgctatttcaaaagctagcccctacaccggagggggaacattctcggttaacaccttgaggggtgggatcgactgtttggcctgttgtccaagctgaggaacgtctgattttttcttgcttgtagttgaacttgatttgctcccacttgcacttgcacgtgatctgctctttttcacttccttctgcaatgtgcgtgtatatatagtcatcaggcttatggtgtaagtcatactgtgatggaagggtcgtaaagtattttgcaaatgctatttgcttctcggtgtattccgggcggggctcgggttccttctttttcatctgcgcatcatgatgttcctttgctatcctggcgttttcctcgggggtacgatcataaggtctgataggaagattagcatgacgtacctttgggaggggcgaccgtttgcgctttgggggctccgtcgcttaggaatcgtcggcggagcgttcttggtggcacgctcgcgcttagtatccggagcgggcggcggtggagacgaacgacccaagtccggcggcggtgatcgagatggactcgtgttgtgctggccgacgtcatgtggagggcttggaggtgatctgctctttttcacttccttctgcaatgtgcgtgtatagtcatcaggcttatggtgtaagtcatactgtgatggaagggtcgtgaagtattttgcaaatgctatttgcttctcggtgtattcctggcagggctcgggttccttctttttcatctgcgcaccatgatgttcctttgctatcctggcgttttcctcgggggtacgatcataaggtctgataggaagattagcatgacgtacctttgggaggggcgaccgtttgcgctttggggggctccgtcgcttaggaatcgtcggcggagcgtccttggtggcacgctcccgcttagtatccggagcgggcggcggcggagacggacgacccaagtccggcggcggtgatcgagatggactcgtgttgtgctggccgacgtcatgtggagggctttatctagcagatcttgctctttcttatcacggagtggttcaggtatgatgcctttatctagcagatcttgctctttcttatcccactttgggatggcagtctcatagccccctggccccagcttgtggtgatatttcttcttgtcggcatttatcttgttcttttctgataatgcctgggcatcttctgactccttgtactcttgaaatgccttccagtgattcgcctgcttggctagatacccctcgaatactggcactttctttgtcttcagatagtttttccatagcttcttcttccagctacgaaacagttcggccatcttctttagagtccactgcttgactttggccctcagtttgtctgtggcgtcttcattctcacattctggcaggttgaaatgtgacatgcgatcattccaaagattatctttgtacctttcggcgacatagtcactatcggctgcccctttgcgcttgttccactcccgaacgctgatcgggacgtgatccctaacgagaactccgcattgcttcttgaatgtgtcagcagcattcttaggaagcttgggttcgcccgtaggcaatatcacctcaaaggtgtaatgcgtccgtgcatctaactttctagtcgggcctcgtttcgtagctttgctcgatgtggaggcctaagagggagaaacattcgtcaaatgaatgtatatgtatacaatatagagctatctccaatatttttcacatattacgagtgattgtcgaacttcatatgtatacctcgccggactttattatttcttcaccggcttctccaccggcttctccatcaattgagctatcaccttctccgtcattggacctatctcctgccccatcggcttcatcttcgtgtcgctcgacttccattccatatccggaggcgtttagatatgacgacggagatttagctggttcaacgtcggggccgtctttgattatatcttcgagaagttcttcctcttcgaggttcctgatgtgtggatccatagttctgcaaaaaacggacatttgattaactaataaactaacaaactatataagaggggttggaaacttcgaagtgtcgttttatataggaggacctttagtcccgggtcttgactAGAACCTAatgaaataccagccgggcggagcccagtctcggacacttaagcatgtataatagcaaaattaaactagttctattaattttcttgctaaaaataaactattaacacttaagcatatacaatagcaaaattaaactattaacacttaagcatatacaatagcaaaattaagcaataatctaagaaacactattaacacttaagcatatacactatacaatagcaaaattaaatgacaaaaaatatttcttcttcttgtaaccctaaactaatttttcctcttcttctacttcttcttatacttatacttctcctcttcttctactacttctcctcttctcttcttctacttctcctctcctcctcttctatttttttctcttcttctacttctcctcttcttctatttttcctcttcttctcctctcctcctcttcttattctcctttttcttcttttcttctcctcctcttcttattttcctttttcctaattctacatattactaaccctaataatctagcacaaacctaataacaataggaattaaatgacaaaaaaaatctttttcttcttttcttccctttttcttcctttcttctcctttttcttcctttcttccccttttcttcttttcttctcctttttcttcttttcttctcctttttcttcttttcttctccttccctttttcttcctttcttctcctttttcttcctttcttctcctttttcttcctttcttccctttttcttcttttcttctcctttttcttcttttcttctccttccctttttcttcctttcttctcctttttcttcctttcttctcctttttcttattttcttctcctttttcttcttttcttctactggccggagtgttggggaggagggggctgggggcttaccggccggaggtgtcgacggcacgcggcgaggaggacggcgcgcggcgaggaggacggcggtggcgagcaggacggcaggcggcggcgagcaggacggcgggcagcctgacggcgtcgtcgagttcgttgttgtgccgcgccgggcaggagaacaagaggaagaagaagagaaatggacgtttTGGGtttgaaattttctaactcccgcttatacaggtggatctttagtcccggttcgtgcgtccacccgggactaaagaccccctttagtcccggttcttgccacgacctgggactaaaggcctttttcggcagaccagaaggcgggaagcaggggcctttagtcccggggcgtggcaagaaccgggactaaagggggtctttagtcccgggtggag
Coding sequences within:
- the LOC123439261 gene encoding uncharacterized protein LOC123439261, whose translation is MEEEEASAELISPRISFSHDLAAFAATAATAPPEPRRSDASLLMSRRRRRRAPEPEFDFANAAAADVAPADRLFADGKLLPVPPLPPTAPRARCAKPPQAGAWQRAPRSWASPFARSSSVNSARTAAAASGRFTCPAFPLMRSRSTGSAAAAVGAHQRPNNGGNGGARSVYYYGYGGGRNAGDGHGGGGVRVSPVLNVTSIGTSVVNMLSHLLCDCGDKAAKQQSRGFGVRCWVAR